A section of the Prionailurus bengalensis isolate Pbe53 chromosome C2, Fcat_Pben_1.1_paternal_pri, whole genome shotgun sequence genome encodes:
- the USP16 gene encoding ubiquitin carboxyl-terminal hydrolase 16 isoform X3, with amino-acid sequence MGAVAVEPTCRHIRKGLEQGNLKRALLNVEWNICQDCKTDNKVKDKSEEETEENPSVWLCLKCGHQGCGRDSQEQHALKHYMTPRSEPHCLVLSLDNWSVWCYLCDDEVQYCSSNRLGQVVDYVRKQAGITTPKSAAKDGNIELENKKLEKESKNEQEREKKENLAKENPSTNSASQITVKGLSNLGNTCFFNAVMQNLSQTPVLRELLKEVKMSGTIVKIEPPDLALTEPLEINLEPPGPLTLAMSQFLNEMQETKKGIVTPKELFSQVCKKAVRFKGYQQQDSQELLRYLLDGMRAEEQQRVSKGILKAFGNSTEKLDEELKNKVKDYEKKKSIPSFVDRIFGGELTSTIMCDECRTVSLVHESFLDLSLPVLDDQSGKKSINDKNLKKTMEDEDKDSEEEKDNDSYMKERNDIPSGTSKHLQKKAKKQAKKQAKNQRRQQKIQGKVLHLNDICTIDHPEDNECEVEMSLQGEVDVKSNHISEEEITHKEYCVNQKDLNAQEKMIENKTDNQKSTEEVDMRNVNMDNDLEGLASSPTECPRNLNGAYLTEGSSGEVDISSGFKNLNLNAALRPDEINIEILNESHSPGTKVYEVVNEDPETAFCTLANREAFHTDECSIQHCLYQFTRNEKLRDANKLLCEVCTRRQYSGPKANVKGERKHVYTNAKKQMLISLAPPVLTLHLKRFQQAGFNLRKVNKHIKFPEILDLAPFCTLKCKNVAEENTRVLYSLYGVVEHSGTMRSGHYTAYAKARAANSHLSNLVLHGDIPQDFEMQSTKGQWFHISDTHVQAVPTTKVLNSQAYLLFYERVL; translated from the exons GGCTGTGGCAGAGATTCTCAGGAGCAGCATGCATTGAAGCACTATATGACACCAAGGTCTGAACCTCATTGTCTGGTTCTTAGTTTGGACAACTGGAGTGTATG GTGTTACCTATGTGATGATGAGGTCCAGTATTGTAGTTCAAACAGATTGGGTCAGGTGGTTGATTATGTTAGAAAACAAGCTGGAATTACAACTCCAAAATCag cagcaaaagaTGGTAACattgaacttgaaaataaaaaattagaaaaggagagtaaaaatgaacaagagcgagaaaaaaaggaaaacttggcTAAAGAAAATCCTTCCACGAATTCTGCTTCCCAAATAACTGTGAAAGGACTCAGTAATTTGGGAAATACATGTTTCTTCAATGCAGTTATGCAG AATTTGTCACAAACACCAGTGCTGAGAGAACtactaaaagaagtaaaaatgtctgGGACAATTGTAAAAATTGAACCACCTGATTTGGCACTAACT GAACCCTTAGAAATAAACCTTGAGCCTCCAGGCCCTCTTACTTTAGCCATGAGCCAGTTTCTTAATGAGATGCAAGAGACCAAAAAAGGAATTGTGACACCTAAAGAACTCTTTTCTCAGGTCTGTAAAAA agCAGTACGGTTTAAAGGCTATCAGCAGCAAGACAGCCAGGAGCTGCTTCGCTATTTATTGGATGGAATGAGAGCAGAAGAACAACAA agAGTGAGTAAAGGAATTCTTAAAGCATTTGGTAATTCTACTGAAAAATTGGAtgaagaactaaaaaataaagttaaag attatgaaaagaaaaaatccataCCAAGTTTTGTGGACCGCATCTTTGGTGGTGAACTAACTAGTACAATCATGTGTGATGAGTGCAGAACT GTCTCTTTGGTTCATGAATCTTTCCTTGATTTGTCTCTACCAGTTTTAGATGATCAG AGTGGTAAGAAAagtataaatgataaaaatttgaaaaagacgATGGAGGATGAAGATAAAGACAGcgaggaagagaaagataatgaCAGTTACATGAAAGAGAGGAATGACATTCCCTCAGGAACAAGTAAGCACTtacagaaaaaagcaaagaagcaagCCAAAAAGCAAGCCAAG AACCAACGAAGGCAAcaaaaaattcaaggaaaagtTCTTCATTTAAATGATATCTGTACCATCGACCATCCTGAAGATAATGAATGTGAGGTTGAAATGTCACTTCAGGGAGAAGTGGATGTTAAGTCCAACCATATCTCAGAAGAGGAAATCACACATAAAGAATATTGCGTTAATCAGAAAGATTTGAATGCCCaagaaaaaatgatagaaaacaaaactgacaatCAAAAATCCACAGAGGAAGTAGATATGAGAAATGTCAACATGGATAATGATTTGGAGGGTCTGGCCTCTTCTCCCACTGAATGTCCTAGGAATTTAAATGGTGCCTATCTGACAGAAGGGAGCAGTGGAGAAGTGGACATTTCCAGTGGTTTCAAAAACCTTAACTTGAATGCTGCTCTTCGACCTGATGAAATAAATATAGAGATTCTGAATGAGAGTCATTCTCCTGGGACCAAGGTATATGAAGTTGTAAACGAAGATCCAGAAACTGCTTTCTGTACTCTTGCAAACAGGGAAGCTTTCCATACTGATGAATGTTCAATCCAACATTGTTTATATCAGTTCACCCGAAATGAGAAACTTCGAGATGCAAATAAACTGCTTTGTGAAGTATGCACCCGGAGACAGTATAGTGGACCAAAGGCAAACGTAAAAG gtgaAAGGAAACATGTTTATACCAATGCCAAAAAGCAGATGCTAATCTCTCTTGCTCCTCCTGTTCTCACTCTCCATTTAAAGAGATTTCAGCAG gCTGGTTTTAACCTACGCAAAGTtaacaaacacataaaatttcCAGAAATCTTAGATTTGGCTCCTTTTTGTACCCTTAAATGTAAG aatgtCGCGGAAGAAAACACAAGGGTACTTTATTCCTTATATGGAGTCGTTGAACACAGTGGCACCATGAGGTCAGGGCATTATACTGCCTATGCAAAGGCAAGAGCTGCCAACAGTCACCTCTCTAATCTTGTTCTCCACGGTGATATTCCACAAG ATTTTGAAATGCAGTCAACCAAAGGGCAGTGGTTTCACATCAGTGACACGCACGTGCAAGCTGTGCCGACAACTAAAGTCCTGAACTCACAGGCGTACCTCCTATTTTATGAGAGAGTACTATAA
- the USP16 gene encoding ubiquitin carboxyl-terminal hydrolase 16 isoform X2 — protein MGKKRTKGKTVPIDDSSESLEPTCRHIRKGLEQGNLKRALLNVEWNICQDCKTDNKVKDKSEEETEENPSVWLCLKCGHQGCGRDSQEQHALKHYMTPRSEPHCLVLSLDNWSVWCYLCDDEVQYCSSNRLGQVVDYVRKQAGITTPKSAKDGNIELENKKLEKESKNEQEREKKENLAKENPSTNSASQITVKGLSNLGNTCFFNAVMQNLSQTPVLRELLKEVKMSGTIVKIEPPDLALTEPLEINLEPPGPLTLAMSQFLNEMQETKKGIVTPKELFSQVCKKAVRFKGYQQQDSQELLRYLLDGMRAEEQQRVSKGILKAFGNSTEKLDEELKNKVKDYEKKKSIPSFVDRIFGGELTSTIMCDECRTVSLVHESFLDLSLPVLDDQSGKKSINDKNLKKTMEDEDKDSEEEKDNDSYMKERNDIPSGTSKHLQKKAKKQAKKQAKNQRRQQKIQGKVLHLNDICTIDHPEDNECEVEMSLQGEVDVKSNHISEEEITHKEYCVNQKDLNAQEKMIENKTDNQKSTEEVDMRNVNMDNDLEGLASSPTECPRNLNGAYLTEGSSGEVDISSGFKNLNLNAALRPDEINIEILNESHSPGTKVYEVVNEDPETAFCTLANREAFHTDECSIQHCLYQFTRNEKLRDANKLLCEVCTRRQYSGPKANVKGERKHVYTNAKKQMLISLAPPVLTLHLKRFQQAGFNLRKVNKHIKFPEILDLAPFCTLKCKNVAEENTRVLYSLYGVVEHSGTMRSGHYTAYAKARAANSHLSNLVLHGDIPQDFEMQSTKGQWFHISDTHVQAVPTTKVLNSQAYLLFYERVL, from the exons GGCTGTGGCAGAGATTCTCAGGAGCAGCATGCATTGAAGCACTATATGACACCAAGGTCTGAACCTCATTGTCTGGTTCTTAGTTTGGACAACTGGAGTGTATG GTGTTACCTATGTGATGATGAGGTCCAGTATTGTAGTTCAAACAGATTGGGTCAGGTGGTTGATTATGTTAGAAAACAAGCTGGAATTACAACTCCAAAATCag caaaagaTGGTAACattgaacttgaaaataaaaaattagaaaaggagagtaaaaatgaacaagagcgagaaaaaaaggaaaacttggcTAAAGAAAATCCTTCCACGAATTCTGCTTCCCAAATAACTGTGAAAGGACTCAGTAATTTGGGAAATACATGTTTCTTCAATGCAGTTATGCAG AATTTGTCACAAACACCAGTGCTGAGAGAACtactaaaagaagtaaaaatgtctgGGACAATTGTAAAAATTGAACCACCTGATTTGGCACTAACT GAACCCTTAGAAATAAACCTTGAGCCTCCAGGCCCTCTTACTTTAGCCATGAGCCAGTTTCTTAATGAGATGCAAGAGACCAAAAAAGGAATTGTGACACCTAAAGAACTCTTTTCTCAGGTCTGTAAAAA agCAGTACGGTTTAAAGGCTATCAGCAGCAAGACAGCCAGGAGCTGCTTCGCTATTTATTGGATGGAATGAGAGCAGAAGAACAACAA agAGTGAGTAAAGGAATTCTTAAAGCATTTGGTAATTCTACTGAAAAATTGGAtgaagaactaaaaaataaagttaaag attatgaaaagaaaaaatccataCCAAGTTTTGTGGACCGCATCTTTGGTGGTGAACTAACTAGTACAATCATGTGTGATGAGTGCAGAACT GTCTCTTTGGTTCATGAATCTTTCCTTGATTTGTCTCTACCAGTTTTAGATGATCAG AGTGGTAAGAAAagtataaatgataaaaatttgaaaaagacgATGGAGGATGAAGATAAAGACAGcgaggaagagaaagataatgaCAGTTACATGAAAGAGAGGAATGACATTCCCTCAGGAACAAGTAAGCACTtacagaaaaaagcaaagaagcaagCCAAAAAGCAAGCCAAG AACCAACGAAGGCAAcaaaaaattcaaggaaaagtTCTTCATTTAAATGATATCTGTACCATCGACCATCCTGAAGATAATGAATGTGAGGTTGAAATGTCACTTCAGGGAGAAGTGGATGTTAAGTCCAACCATATCTCAGAAGAGGAAATCACACATAAAGAATATTGCGTTAATCAGAAAGATTTGAATGCCCaagaaaaaatgatagaaaacaaaactgacaatCAAAAATCCACAGAGGAAGTAGATATGAGAAATGTCAACATGGATAATGATTTGGAGGGTCTGGCCTCTTCTCCCACTGAATGTCCTAGGAATTTAAATGGTGCCTATCTGACAGAAGGGAGCAGTGGAGAAGTGGACATTTCCAGTGGTTTCAAAAACCTTAACTTGAATGCTGCTCTTCGACCTGATGAAATAAATATAGAGATTCTGAATGAGAGTCATTCTCCTGGGACCAAGGTATATGAAGTTGTAAACGAAGATCCAGAAACTGCTTTCTGTACTCTTGCAAACAGGGAAGCTTTCCATACTGATGAATGTTCAATCCAACATTGTTTATATCAGTTCACCCGAAATGAGAAACTTCGAGATGCAAATAAACTGCTTTGTGAAGTATGCACCCGGAGACAGTATAGTGGACCAAAGGCAAACGTAAAAG gtgaAAGGAAACATGTTTATACCAATGCCAAAAAGCAGATGCTAATCTCTCTTGCTCCTCCTGTTCTCACTCTCCATTTAAAGAGATTTCAGCAG gCTGGTTTTAACCTACGCAAAGTtaacaaacacataaaatttcCAGAAATCTTAGATTTGGCTCCTTTTTGTACCCTTAAATGTAAG aatgtCGCGGAAGAAAACACAAGGGTACTTTATTCCTTATATGGAGTCGTTGAACACAGTGGCACCATGAGGTCAGGGCATTATACTGCCTATGCAAAGGCAAGAGCTGCCAACAGTCACCTCTCTAATCTTGTTCTCCACGGTGATATTCCACAAG ATTTTGAAATGCAGTCAACCAAAGGGCAGTGGTTTCACATCAGTGACACGCACGTGCAAGCTGTGCCGACAACTAAAGTCCTGAACTCACAGGCGTACCTCCTATTTTATGAGAGAGTACTATAA